From the Rhinoderma darwinii isolate aRhiDar2 chromosome 12, aRhiDar2.hap1, whole genome shotgun sequence genome, one window contains:
- the SIX1 gene encoding homeobox protein SIX1, with the protein MSMLPAFGFTQEQVACVCEVLQQGGNLERLGRFLWSLPACDHLHKNESVLKAKAVVAFHRGNFRELYKILESHQFSPHNHPKLQQLWLKAHYVEAEKLRGRPLGAVGKYRVRRKFPLPRTIWDGEETSYCFKEKSRGVLREWYAHNPYPSPREKRELAEATGLTTTQVSNWFKNRRQRDRAAEAKERENTENNTSGNKQNQLSPLDGGKSLMSSSEEEFSPPQSPDQNSVLLLQGNLSHPGGSSYTLSALSASQGGHGLASHQHQLQDSLLGPLTSSLVDLGS; encoded by the exons ATGTCTATGCTGCCAGCCTTTGGCTTTACGCAGGAGCAAGTAGCCTGTGTGTGCGAAGTGCTGCAACAAGGGGGGAACCTGGAAAGACTGGGCAGGTTCCTCTGGTCCCTACCAGCCTGTGATCACCTCCACAAGAATGAGAGCGTCCTGAAAGCTAAGGCTGTAGTCGCCTTTCACAGGGGAAACTTCAGAGAACTCTACAAGATACTGGAGAGTCACCAGTTCTCCCCACACAACCACCCCAAACTGCAGCAGCTGTGGCTCAAGGCGCACTATGTGGAAGCCGAGAAACTCAGGGGGAGACCTCTTGGGGCGGTGGGCAAATACCGGGTGAGGAGGAAATTTCCTTTACCAAGAACCATATGGGATGGTGAAGAGACAAGTTACTGCTTTAAGGAGAAGTCTAGAGGGGTTCTGAGGGAATGGTATGCTCATAACCCCTACCCCTCTCCCAGGGAGAAGAGGGAGCTGGCAGAGGCCACTGGACTCACCACCACCCAGGTCAGCAACTGGTTCAAAAACAGGAGGCAAAGGGACAGAGCTGCTGAAGCCAAGGAAAG AGAAAACACAGAAAACAACACGTCCGGCAACAAACAGAACCAGCTGTCTCCGTTGGACGGAGGAAAATCCCTTATGTCCAGCTCTGAAGAAGAGTTTTCACCTcctcagagcccagaccagaactCAGTCCTCCTACTGCAGGGCAACCTCAGCCACCCTGGGGGCTCTTCTTATACTCTGAGCGCTTTAAGTGCCTCTCAGGGCGGCCACGGCCTAGCCAGTCACCAGCACCAGCTGCAGGACTCACTGCTTGGACCCCTTACCTCCAGCTTGGTAGATCTTGGATCCTAA